In Podospora pseudopauciseta strain CBS 411.78 chromosome 2 map unlocalized CBS411.78m_2, whole genome shotgun sequence, the genomic stretch TGTCGTGGCGCAAGGCTGATGTCAAGTACCGCAAGAACGAGGCCTTTGTCGATGTCATTGAGGATGTGAATCTTCTGATGAGCGCAACCGGCTCCGTGCTCCGAGCCGACGTCACCGGCCAGATTATCATGCGCGCCTACCTGAGCGGGACACCCGAGTGCAAGTTTGGCCTCAACGACCGCCTGCTTCTTGACAACGACGGCATGCAGACTCTTCCGAGCGGGAACAGGCAGGGGAGCAAGGCAACCAAGGCGGCTGCCGGCAGTGTGACGCTGGAGGACTGCCAGTTCCACCAATGCGTCAAGCTGGGCAAGTTTGACAGCGACCGCATCATCTCATTTGTGCCGCCTGACGGCGAGTTTGAGCTGATGCGCTACCGTGCCACCGAAAACGTCAATCTGCCCTTCAAGGTCCACGCCATCGTCAACGAGGTCGGCAAGACAAAGGTCGAGTACAGCATCGGTGTGCGCGCCAACTTTGGCTCCAAGCTTTTGCCACAACGTTATTGTCCGCATCCCGACCCCGCTCAATACGGCTAGGAT encodes the following:
- the APM4_1 gene encoding clathrin associated protein complex medium subunit (COG:U; EggNog:ENOG503NW0Z), which encodes MLSGILIFNQKGENLIFRAFRNDCRPRLADVFRIQVISNAQVRSPILTLGSTTFSHVKHENIYLVAITKSNANAALVFEFLYRLIQLGRGYFAKFDEAVRTTSSWFMSSWMKLSTLAIPKTPRPTRSRCTSPLRASGRTRAVEDSAKITMQATGALSWRKADVKYRKNEAFVDVIEDVNLLMSATGSVLRADVTGQIIMRAYLSGTPECKFGLNDRLLLDNDGMQTLPSGNRQGSKATKAAAGSVTLEDCQFHQCVKLGKFDSDRIISFVPPDGEFELMRYRATENVNLPFKVHAIVNEVGKTKVEYSIGVRANFGSKLLPQRYCPHPDPAQYG